Proteins from a genomic interval of Hornefia porci:
- a CDS encoding PrgI family protein translates to MEVRINREIREYTESMFFGLTLRQFIFSVLACAIAVLIYFTFKPVLGLETVSWICIVAAAPFAAIGFLKYNGMTAEKFIAAWIRSEIFLPEHLCFGNTNLYYSMFRESAEESRKKKFPLRRRGGRAMRSGKAGRNHSRKLKHRQ, encoded by the coding sequence ATGGAAGTACGCATCAACCGGGAGATCCGCGAATACACAGAGTCCATGTTTTTCGGGCTTACGCTGCGGCAGTTTATCTTCTCTGTACTGGCCTGCGCCATCGCCGTTCTGATCTATTTCACTTTCAAGCCGGTTCTGGGGCTGGAGACAGTAAGCTGGATCTGCATCGTCGCAGCCGCACCATTCGCTGCCATCGGATTTTTGAAGTACAACGGGATGACTGCAGAAAAATTCATTGCCGCATGGATCCGGTCAGAGATTTTTCTTCCGGAGCACCTCTGCTTTGGCAACACCAACCTCTACTACAGCATGTTCCGGGAGTCGGCTGAGGAGAGCCGTAAAAAGAAGTTTCCTCTTCGCAGACGTGGCGGGAGAGCCATGAGGAGCGGAAAAGCCGGCAGAAATCACAGTCGGAAGCTGAAACACAGACAATGA
- a CDS encoding DUF5688 family protein gives MREKEFMEMAKQEILRQLPEDVRNGLSLKEVEVVKINDQKNHGFCFQKDGSKASPTLYLDQAYDLFRHGASLERLMGDVTRAYLESIIRGVDPAEPDLSFDNIRNKLSLRLVETKRNREYLRDKPYLDVGNGLALICDLQLSRNMSECWRTVVNNGIAEANGYNRNELFQEAIRSAVKIDPPEMKDLQDVVFGDKDGRNLLSGTDAPLKDNDGSLEPIYLISSRSRQFGAAAFFYPGVKEQAADILGEGYTVLPSSLHEVLLVPDSSQIPVRDLQNMVKETNRSQVEPKDILSDNIYHFDNFQGKLSTIQLERGKEAR, from the coding sequence ATGAGAGAAAAAGAATTTATGGAAATGGCGAAGCAGGAGATCCTGCGGCAGCTGCCGGAAGATGTCAGAAACGGGCTCAGTCTGAAGGAAGTGGAAGTAGTGAAGATCAACGATCAGAAGAACCACGGGTTCTGTTTTCAGAAGGATGGAAGCAAGGCGTCCCCAACCTTGTATCTGGATCAGGCATATGACCTTTTCCGCCATGGCGCATCTCTGGAGCGTCTCATGGGAGATGTGACCCGGGCCTATCTGGAGAGCATAATCAGAGGTGTGGACCCGGCAGAGCCGGATCTTTCCTTTGACAACATCCGGAACAAGCTTTCTCTTCGTCTGGTGGAGACAAAGAGAAACCGGGAGTATCTGCGGGACAAGCCTTATCTGGATGTGGGAAACGGTCTTGCGCTGATCTGCGATCTTCAGCTCAGCAGAAACATGAGCGAATGCTGGCGCACCGTTGTGAATAACGGGATTGCCGAAGCAAACGGCTACAACAGAAATGAACTTTTCCAGGAAGCCATCCGCAGCGCCGTAAAGATAGATCCTCCCGAGATGAAGGACCTTCAGGACGTTGTCTTTGGCGATAAAGACGGAAGAAATCTTCTGTCCGGTACCGATGCCCCGCTTAAGGATAATGACGGAAGCCTTGAGCCGATCTACCTCATCAGCAGCAGGAGCAGACAGTTCGGCGCTGCGGCATTTTTCTATCCCGGCGTAAAGGAACAGGCAGCAGACATTCTGGGCGAAGGATACACCGTTCTTCCAAGCAGTCTGCACGAAGTTCTGCTGGTGCCGGATTCCAGCCAGATCCCGGTAAGAGACCTTCAGAATATGGTGAAGGAAACCAACCGGAGTCAGGTAGAACCCAAGGACATTCTTTCCGACAACATCTACCACTTCGACAACTTTCAGGGAAAGCTGTCCACCATCCAGCTTGAACGGGGAAAGGAGGCGCGCTAA
- a CDS encoding nucleotidyl transferase AbiEii/AbiGii toxin family protein gives MNDMSLKAKIRNIAREKQIPAQLVLQHYLNERFLIRLSMTRYREKFVVKGGTLIASIVGLSNRSTMDLDTTLRNLPLTPETIESAIAEICAVDAGDGISFQFKYMEPIRDDDMYGGYRVMIQADYGKIAAPMSMDISTGDIMTPDAIRREFSSMFDDEKFGLWSYNVETILAEKVETILRRNVFSTRPRDYYDLYVLYKTESFDRDVFCEALTATARHRDSLEYIGNNREKILSLISESVDLRKLWDKYCRQFSYAKGIEYADVIHVLKELLSDYDATE, from the coding sequence ATGAATGACATGAGTCTTAAAGCAAAAATTCGGAATATCGCCAGGGAAAAGCAAATTCCTGCACAACTTGTCCTGCAGCATTACCTGAATGAGAGATTCCTTATTCGTCTTTCCATGACAAGATACAGAGAAAAATTTGTTGTAAAGGGTGGAACTTTAATTGCATCCATAGTCGGATTGTCAAACCGTTCGACTATGGATCTTGATACAACACTAAGAAATCTGCCACTTACACCAGAAACTATAGAAAGCGCAATAGCTGAGATATGTGCTGTCGATGCCGGGGATGGTATTTCTTTTCAATTCAAATACATGGAGCCAATCCGGGATGACGACATGTATGGTGGATACAGGGTGATGATCCAGGCTGATTATGGGAAAATAGCAGCTCCCATGAGCATGGATATATCAACGGGAGATATTATGACTCCGGACGCAATAAGACGGGAATTCTCTTCAATGTTTGATGACGAAAAATTCGGCCTGTGGTCGTATAATGTAGAAACGATTCTTGCAGAGAAGGTCGAAACAATCTTAAGAAGGAATGTTTTTTCCACTCGTCCCCGTGATTACTACGATCTGTATGTTCTATATAAAACGGAGTCATTTGATCGAGATGTATTTTGCGAAGCGCTCACTGCGACTGCACGTCACAGGGACAGCTTGGAATACATCGGTAATAACAGAGAGAAGATACTCAGTCTGATATCGGAAAGTGTAGACCTGCGAAAACTGTGGGACAAGTACTGCAGACAATTCTCCTATGCTAAAGGAATTGAATACGCAGACGTTATTCATGTGTTGAAGGAACTCTTGTCAGATTATGACGCTACTGAATAA